A single Pristis pectinata isolate sPriPec2 chromosome 6, sPriPec2.1.pri, whole genome shotgun sequence DNA region contains:
- the camk2n1a gene encoding calcium/calmodulin-dependent protein kinase II inhibitor 1a, with the protein MSEILPYSEEKMAHFGSENEVSQLSFSCRLQDTNTFFGGSQAKRPPKLGQIGRAKRVVIEDDRIDDVLKGRGDKTSSGV; encoded by the exons ATGTCGGAGATACTGCCCTACAGCGAAGAGAAGATGGCTCATTTTGGCAGCGAGAATGAAGTCAGTCAGCTCTCCTTCAGCTGTCGCCTCCAGGACACCAACACCTTCTTCGGGGGCTCCCAGGCCAAGAGACCTCCCAAACTGGGGCAGATTGGAAGAGCCAAGCGAG TTGTTATCGAAGACGACAGAATAGATGATGttctgaaggggaggggagaCAAGACCTCGTCTGGAGTGTAA